The sequence GAAGAGTTGCAGCGTCTCATCGATGCCGTGTGGGGCATGGCCGAGCAAGCCAAAGTGGGCACGCTATTGCCCGCATGACAGATAGGCAGGCTCAGGAAAAGCGCAATGCTTGCGGTGCAACGTCGGGCTGCCGGCTGAGCTGGTAGCCCAACCACAGGCTTTGCGCGATACGTTCGGCCATCGCCAGGGCCTGCGTGGCCATCGCCTGATTGGGTTGTGCCCGGGCCGTTGCACGAAATAACGCCAACCAATGCTCGAAGAGCTCGGCGCTCAAATCCGGCAGCGCGATGTGCTTAGGCATGGGCGTGCCGCTAAAGCGCCGGGTGCGCAGCAAGATGGCCGACCAGAAGTCCGTCAACTTGCTCAAATGGGCGTCCCAATCATCAATGTGAGCATTGAAAATTGGGCCCAACCTCGCATCTGCGCGTACGCGCGCATAAAACTCATGCACCAGAGTCTGGATTTCTTCTTCCGTGCAAAGCGGTGTTTGCGACATGGCGGTAGATGACAACGAGTTCCGAACGCTTCAATAGTAGCGCTGTAGCGGGCCGGGCGCCCGGCCTCCCGTTACCGCCGCCGGCGCCTAGCTACGGGCCGCACGTTGAGCCATCACCAGTTGTGCAACCCCACCTTCGGCCAGCCCCAGCATGGTGTCTAGCTGCGCCCGTGTGAAAGTTGCCTCCTCGCCCGTTCCCTGCACTTCCACGAAAGCGCCAGCGCCCGTCATGACGACATTGACGTCCGCTTCGCAGGCAGAGTCTTCCTCGTAGTTGAGGTCCAGAACCGCGCGCCCGCCCACCAGACCGACGGACACGGCGGCGACGTGATCACGGATGGGGTTTTGCGTTAACTGGCCGCGCTCTATCAGCAATGCCACGGCGTCGGCTGTCGCGACCCAGGCACCGGTAATGCTGGCGCAGCGCGTGCCGCCATCGGCTTGCAGGACATCGCAATCCAGGTGCAGGGTGCGCTCTCCCAGCAACTTCAGGTCGACCACCGCACGCAAGGAGCGGCCAATCAGGCGCTGAATCTCCTGCGTACGGCCGCTTTGCTTGCCACGCGCGGCTTCCCGGTCGCCGCGGGTGTGCGTGGCGCGGGGCAGCATGCCGTACTCAGCCGTAACCCAGCCCTCTCCTTTGCCCTTCAAAAAGGGCGGTACCTTGTCCAGCACACTGGCCGTGCAGAGCACCTGGGTGTTGCCCGCCACCACCAGCACCGATCCTTCGGCATAACGGGTAAAACCGCGCTGCAAATGGAACGGCCGCAAGGCATCAACGGCGCGGCCATCGGGACGGGCAAAGGTATCGGGTGAGGTCAAGGCAAACTCCAGAATCATCAACAGGCGTGCATAGGGATGGATGGATTGTACGTGCGCCCTCGGGCTCTTCGGTTATTCTGCGGGCACAATCCCGCGCTTTAGGGCTTTCGCCCGGCATTTCCAGGAATATCCATCATGATTCGCAGCATGACCGCGTTTGGCAACGCCCGCGTCGATCTCGAACAAGGCTCGCTCGCTCTTGAGCTGCGCAGCGTCAACAGCCGTTTTCTCGACCTGCACTTCCGTCTGCCTGACGAACTGCGGCACGCCGAGACGCCGCTGCGTGAGCTGCTAACCGGCCAATTGGCACGTGGCAAGGTAGAGGTCCGGGTAAGCTTCACCCGCAATGCCACGGCTGAAGTCACCCAACTCGATCCGCAATGGCTGGGCCAATTGGCCGACCAACTGCAGGCCGCACGGCGCATCCTGCCTGAAGTCAGCGCCCCCCGCCTGGTCGAACTGTTCAACTGGCCCGGACAACGCATCAACGATGCCCTTGACCCGCAAATCTGGGGGGCGGCGTGCGTCCGCGCCGCTCAACAGGCACTGACTCAACTGCAGGACGGCCGAGCCCGCGAGGGCGAGCGCCTGGCTCAGGTAATGCGAGACTGCGCCGACGGCGTAGGCCGCATCGTTGAGCTGGTCGAAAGTCACCTGCCGCAATTGCTGGCAGACCATCGCGACAAGCTCGCAACCAAACTGCGGGAAAGCCTTGAGGCGGCCTTTCCGGGCGGCTTCGCTCACATCAGCGGCGCCGAGTTGACCGAGCGCGTAGCACAGGAGGCCGGACTGTTCGCGATGCGTATCGATGTGGCCGAAGAGCTTGCCCGGCTGCGTTCCCATCTCGAAGAACTCCGCCATTTGTTCAGCGAGGGTGCAGGCAAGGCAAGCGGCAAAGGCAGCGCCAAGGGCAGCGCGGGCAAACGTCTGGACTTCCTGTTTCAGGAGATGAACCGCGAGGCCAATACGCTCGGATCCAAGGCCGGCAGCCTGGAAGTCACCCGCGCCGCCATGGATCTGAAGCTGCTTATCGAACAAATGCGCGAGCAGGCGCAGAACATCGAATAAAGCATTCGCGGAGCAGGCCTGGCTCGCGCCAGGCGTGCTCCGCGCCGTCTGACAGGCAGGCGCTACGCCTGCCCGTGCCTGTTTACCAACCCCAGCAGGTACCGGCGGCCGGCCGGCCGCAATTGCGGTAGTTGACGGCAAACCAGAGCTTGCCCGCGCCACGCGGAGAAAGATCTGACTTCGCGTCGTTACGCGGTAACTCCTCGAGCGTATCGCGAGCGGTCTTGGTGGGTGTGCCGCTATCGGCGTTGGGCACCAGTTTCACACGACCCAACCGTGCCGCCGTGCGATCGCCATAGACCACGTCGGCATCGGCCAGCGCCGTCATGCGCAACGAAGCCTCGCGTGCCATGGCCGCGTAGCTGGTCGCGCTGTCTGCACGCGACAGATCTTTCTTCAGTGTGCTGACAGCGAGAATATCGGCAGCGGCGGCGGGTGCCTTCAGATTGAACGCCGACATGGGCTGCAGGCGCCCGGCCTCGGTCTCTTTGCGCAACCAGTCGCCCCACAAGAATTCCGCGAACTCTGGCAAGCCGCTATTGGTGTAGCCGATATCTCGTGTGAAGTAGACCAGTGAGCGATAGGGGTCTTCCTGCATCCCGCCGGCCTCGTTCGCGTTGGCCAGGCCCAGGCGCGTGGGCAATTGATCGACCGTAATGGCCTGATTGTTGCCATCGCGCAGCCAGGCTCGACCTTCATCGACCATTCGTTGCCAGAACGCCGCGCTGCTGGTCATATCGCTGTAATTGGCATCGACTTTGACCCAGACCTTGAGTTTGGGGCCGCCATCGGCGATCTCGCGCAATGACGAGAAGGAGTGGTGCCCGTCCGTGAGATACAGATTGCCATCCCATCCCACTACGACCGTCTTCATTGCATCGGCATTGGTGCCCGGGGCATCCTTGCAGGCAAACGTCGTGGCGTCGTCCAGGCGCGCGGCGCTCGCTTCGGCGATGGTCTGGAAATCCTGAGCGCGCGACGTCTGGCCCGTGTCTTCGCAATAATCGTCGAACTTCTTGCCGACGGTGCGGTTCAAGTAGTCCAGCATTTGCGTGGCGTTGGCCTGCCAGGTGGACCGGTTGAAATCTCCCTGCCAACGGCCAAGCTTGTAGTAGATCTGGTCGTAACCGATGGCGGCCTGTGTGGGCAGCAACTCTTCGATACGCACGGCAATCACGTCACCGGCTTTGGCGTCCAGATAGACGGTGTTGCGCGTCGGCTCCGTGCTGGCCGGCGGAGTCTGTTCGGGAGCCGTCTGTGGTGGCGTCGTGCTCACCTGCTCATCATCGTCGTCGCCACCGCCGTTGCAACCGGCCAGTACCAAGGGCAAGGCCAGCGCGGCCATCCAGCGGCGATACTGCATCCCCATACGCGATTTCGCGGCTTGCATGTCAAACTCCCTACAGATGAAAAGCCGCGAGTATGGCTACGCAGTGTTACAGGTGCATGGATGACGTCCGCTTACTGAAAGGCCGTCTCGGTAAAGGAGCGCAGCTTGCGCGAATGCAGCCTTTCCGGAGCCATTTCACTCAGAATTTCCAGGGCGCGAATACCGATTTCCAGATGCTGATTGACTTGCCTGCGATAGAAGGCGCTGGCCATGCCGGGCAACTTGAGCTCGCCATGCAAGGGTTTATCCGACACGCAAAGCAGGGTCCCGTATGGCACGCGAAATCGGAACCCATTGGCCGCCACCGTGGCGGATTCCATGTCAAGCGCAATGGCACGTGACTGCGCGAACCGCTCCACCAATTCGCCCTGGTCGCGCAGCTCCCAATTGCGATTGTCGATAGTCGCCACGGTTCCCGTGCGCATGATGCGTTTGAGGTCCCAGCCTGACAGGCCCGCGACTTCCTGGACGGCTTGTTCCAGCGCAACCTGCACCTCTGCCAGCGGCGGCACGGGCACCCAGGCCGGCAGATCGGCATCGAGCACATGATCGTCGCGCACATAGCCGTGAGCCAATACGTAATCCCCCAGGTGCTGCGAATCCCGCAGACCCGCACAGTGGCCGAGCATCAGCCAGGCGTGGGGCCGCAACACGGCGATATGGTCCGTGATGGTCTTGGCGTTTGACGGTCCCACGCCCATATTGACCAACGTAATACCGGAGTGATCGGGCCGCACCAGATGGTAGGCCGGCATCTGGGGCAGCCTTTGCCCAGCATCCGCCGTCGCCGTGGTTTCACCGCGCCGGGTGATGCGGTTGCCCGGTTCGATCAGCGCCTCGTAGTCGCCGCGCCCTTCTGCCATCATGGCTCGGGCCCGCGCGCAGAATTCGTCCACATAAAACTGGTAGTTCGTGAAAAGCACGAAATTCTGAAAGTGCGAAGGCGCGGTCGCGGTGTAATGCTGCAGCCGGTGCAAGGAGTAATCCACGCGCGTGGCGGTAAATGGTGCCAAAGGATGGGGTTCACCCTCCCGTCCGCGCCAGGAGCCGTTGACGATCGCGTCGTCAGTCACCGCCAGATCGGGCACATCGAACAGATCGCGCAAGGGCCGGCGCAGGCTGTCCAGATGCTCTCCCTCGACGTAGGTGCCCTCCGGAAATGCAAAATGCAAGGGTATGGGCGTGTCGGACTCCCCTATTTCCACCGGGACGCCATGATTCTGGAGCAACAGGCCAATCTGCTCAGTCAGATAGTCGGTAAACAGCCCAGGCTGTGTGACGGTTGTCTGGTAGCAGCCAGGCTCTGCCACATGGCCGTACGACAGCCGGGAGTCTATCG comes from Bordetella holmesii ATCC 51541 and encodes:
- a CDS encoding parB-like nuclease family protein, with translation MQAAKSRMGMQYRRWMAALALPLVLAGCNGGGDDDDEQVSTTPPQTAPEQTPPASTEPTRNTVYLDAKAGDVIAVRIEELLPTQAAIGYDQIYYKLGRWQGDFNRSTWQANATQMLDYLNRTVGKKFDDYCEDTGQTSRAQDFQTIAEASAARLDDATTFACKDAPGTNADAMKTVVVGWDGNLYLTDGHHSFSSLREIADGGPKLKVWVKVDANYSDMTSSAAFWQRMVDEGRAWLRDGNNQAITVDQLPTRLGLANANEAGGMQEDPYRSLVYFTRDIGYTNSGLPEFAEFLWGDWLRKETEAGRLQPMSAFNLKAPAAAADILAVSTLKKDLSRADSATSYAAMAREASLRMTALADADVVYGDRTAARLGRVKLVPNADSGTPTKTARDTLEELPRNDAKSDLSPRGAGKLWFAVNYRNCGRPAAGTCWGW
- the rph gene encoding ribonuclease PH: MTSPDTFARPDGRAVDALRPFHLQRGFTRYAEGSVLVVAGNTQVLCTASVLDKVPPFLKGKGEGWVTAEYGMLPRATHTRGDREAARGKQSGRTQEIQRLIGRSLRAVVDLKLLGERTLHLDCDVLQADGGTRCASITGAWVATADAVALLIERGQLTQNPIRDHVAAVSVGLVGGRAVLDLNYEEDSACEADVNVVMTGAGAFVEVQGTGEEATFTRAQLDTMLGLAEGGVAQLVMAQRAARS
- the amn gene encoding AMP nucleosidase, coding for MYSAANLYRPEPIPFERFDDARAAVERLTQIYDRNTAFLRQAFQDVLHGRNVSGRVRACYPALRISVQTYDPIDSRLSYGHVAEPGCYQTTVTQPGLFTDYLTEQIGLLLQNHGVPVEIGESDTPIPLHFAFPEGTYVEGEHLDSLRRPLRDLFDVPDLAVTDDAIVNGSWRGREGEPHPLAPFTATRVDYSLHRLQHYTATAPSHFQNFVLFTNYQFYVDEFCARARAMMAEGRGDYEALIEPGNRITRRGETTATADAGQRLPQMPAYHLVRPDHSGITLVNMGVGPSNAKTITDHIAVLRPHAWLMLGHCAGLRDSQHLGDYVLAHGYVRDDHVLDADLPAWVPVPPLAEVQVALEQAVQEVAGLSGWDLKRIMRTGTVATIDNRNWELRDQGELVERFAQSRAIALDMESATVAANGFRFRVPYGTLLCVSDKPLHGELKLPGMASAFYRRQVNQHLEIGIRALEILSEMAPERLHSRKLRSFTETAFQ
- a CDS encoding bacterial-like globin family protein, which produces MSQTPLCTEEEIQTLVHEFYARVRADARLGPIFNAHIDDWDAHLSKLTDFWSAILLRTRRFSGTPMPKHIALPDLSAELFEHWLALFRATARAQPNQAMATQALAMAERIAQSLWLGYQLSRQPDVAPQALRFS